A window from Hemicordylus capensis ecotype Gifberg chromosome 2, rHemCap1.1.pri, whole genome shotgun sequence encodes these proteins:
- the LOC128345197 gene encoding uncharacterized protein LOC128345197 isoform X7, with protein MSPIMGNKKRSRANSGSLQKKSTKELIIDELCPLSDDERNIISITIPTCNQWSISRAAYLFSLERPVSSTDGPISPGVTLMPDDPESLVEKWLALAQKLQQQSTFPMDSVAKRCLLSAKMAVTLLEGITSVSTKVDLLVTSFEHVTQKYLAKADSVTKSSGPSFGDEAGSANQHKQPTVTLDFGQPAAGVGRANWALQLNQVMLYVCLNNSNRNRWHSRQEIICSLSQLLRCGPQFIDLVATNWLPSPPEAKRVLLTFNQPKIPHMLLKRKTFLRAFQITPVRVFRDMTVRPLFHQSSSNPLHLTIDKQPDTDSVAISNKSSTFSEAREE; from the coding sequence ATGTCGCCTATTATGGGAAATAAAAAACGCAGCCGGGCCAATTCTGGGTCCCTACAAAAAAAATCCACCAAGGAGCTTATAATAGATGAACTTTGCCCTCTTAGTGACGATGAAAGAAACATCATTAGTATTACAATTCCCACATGTAATCAATGGTCCATCTCGAGAGCAGCATATCTCTTCTCCTTAGAGAGGCCAGTTTCCTCAACTGACGGCCCAATTTCACCAGGAGTAACATTAATGCCTGATGATCCAGAGTCTTTAGTGGAGAAATGGTTAGCATTGGCTCAGAAATTACAGCAACAGTCCACTTTTCCCATGGACTCTGTAGCAAAGCGATGTCTGTTGTCGGCAAAAATGGCGGTAACGCTCTTGGAAGGAATCACTTCTGTGAGTACGAAAGTGGACCTATTAGTGACATCTTTTGAACATGTTACTCAGAAGTATTTGGCAAAGGCAGACTCTGTAACTAAGTCTTCAGGGCCTAGTTTCGGTGATGAAGCAGGCTCAGCCAATCAACACAAACAACCGACTGTAACCTTGGATTTTGGCCAGCCTGCAGCTGGAGTTGGAAGAGCTAACTGGGCATTACAGTTAAATCAGGTTATGCTTTATGTCTGTCTGAATAATAGTAACAGAAATCGTTGGCACTCTCGCCAAGAAATAATCTGTTCCTTGAGCCAGCTCTTGAGATGTGGGCCTCAGTTTATTGATCTGGTTGCCACCAATTGGCTACCGAGCCCTCCAGAAGCTAAGAGGGTTTTGTTGACTTTTAATCAGCCCAAGATTCCGCATATGCTGTTAAAGAGGAAAACTTTCTTGCGGGCTTTCCAAATCACACCTGTCCGAGTATTCCGTGACATGACTGTAAGGCCTCTCTTCCATCAATCCAGCTCAAATCCATTGCATCTCACTATAGATAAGCAGCCTGACACAGACTCTGTTGCCATTTCTAATAAGTCCTCCACCTTCTCAGAGGCTAGAGAAGAATAA